One window of the Colletotrichum destructivum chromosome 6, complete sequence genome contains the following:
- a CDS encoding Putative Homeobox-like domain superfamily, winged helix-like DNA-binding domain superfamily, which produces MPRRAALEPKPRKPQYSPEKRARIAVLSELGMSLKEISLKEEVPVSSIKGIVTRYRLQQAGRDRPRPGRPRILSDRDVKTLLRVLEEKPAVSYAELKREAGVTCATKTLVRYLQLEGIKPNKPPPGDSEEEASRMRVLADDAENDEK; this is translated from the coding sequence ATGCctcgccgcgccgccctggAGCCCAAGCCCCGCAAGCCGCAGTACTCCCCCGAGAAGCGCGCCCGCATCGCCGTCCTCTCGGAGCTCGGCATGTCCCTAAAGGAGATCTCGCTCAAGGAGGAGGTCCCTGTCTCCTCCATCAAAGGCATCGTCACGCGCTACCGCctacagcaggccggccGCGACCGCCCCCGCCCGGGCCGCCCCCGTATCCTGTCCGACAGGGACGTCAAGACCCTGCTgcgcgtcctcgaggagaagcccgcCGTCTCTTACGCCGAGCTCAagcgcgaggccggcgtcacCTGTGCCACAAAGACCCTCGTGCGCTACCTCCAGCTCGAGGGTATCAAGCCCAACAAGCCTCCCCCGGGCGActccgaggaggaggcctCGCGCATGCGCGTCTTGGCCGATGACGCTGAGAATGACGAGAAGTGA
- a CDS encoding Putative 3-beta hydroxysteroid dehydrogenase/isomerase, NAD(P)-binding domain superfamily produces the protein MASPLPSPAFVSSVELCEFHAGKSILGIFKRTRPRRTMSINMVVGSWTTSIALGLVTVLLAYLWKINRAMATTHPEALQISPDRWTPEQVKRTFERVEKQPIDWTPYLPPKLDRRYIVVGGSGLVGGQLVIQLIARGHPPEAIRIIDFRKPGRDDMSEGPVSEVDFAQADISSEPATLSAFAKPWPKSVAHLPLTVFHTAAVIRPSERSPLVYDRCSRVNTSGTAHVVSAAKTAGADVLVFTSSCSVALKPVNFFNALWKQWPTNFFQVLDEVDFQKPLRPHEEFFANYAKTKAEAERLVCGENTIPQDPLQAGGFRTGAIRPGNAIYGHKDDYLVGATVRMASFPTFTAPFMQNWVHGGNVALAHLQYEAALLGPHAHRVAARPFLVTDGGPPPVFQDFYTLVHSISVTPFHVQYPPPLLLLLVAHCIEAYCLLIWRVPMLQKVLPEPQMPLSMLQPASIAGSINAIINDSDARRRVEDGGLGYQAKCTTMEGLCMQLGAWNRWVRSGGGELSGEKGVVKGVLEVGAEPVARRA, from the exons ATCTTGGGCATCTTCAAACgcacgaggccgcggcggacGATGTCGATCAACATGGTTGTAGGATCATGGACGACcagcatcgccctcggcTTGGTGACGGTCCTGCTGGCGTACCTTTGGAAGATCAACCGTGCCATGGCCACCACCCACCCTGAGGCTCTGCAGATATCGCCGGATCGATGGACGCCAGAGCAGGTCAAGCGTACCTTTGAGCGAGTGGAGAAGCAGCCCATCGACTGGACGCCATATTTGCCGCCCAAACTGGACAGACGTTACATCGTTGTCGGCGGCTCCG GTCTGGTTGGAGGGCAGCTTGTCATTCAGCTCATAGCGCGTGGCCACCCTCCCGAAGCCATTCGTATCATCGACTTTCGCAAGCCTGGACGAGACGACATGAGTGAGGGCCCCGTGTCCGAGGTCGATTTCGCCCAGGCCGATATCTCCTCGGAACCGGCAACCTTGTCCGCATTCGCGAAACCGTGGCCCAAGTCTGTGGCCCATCTTCCCCTGACCGTGTTCCataccgccgccgtcatccgccCTTCGGAGCGTAGTCCGTTGGTCTACGACCGCTGCTCCCGCGTCAACACGTCCGGGACTGCCCATGTGGTTAGCGCCGCCAAaaccgccggcgccgatgttCTCGTCTTCACCTCGTCCTGCAGCGTGGCGCTGAAGCCCGTCAATTTTTTCAATGCCCTCTGGAAGCAGTGGCCGACAAACTTCTTCCAGGTCCTGGACGAGGTGGACTTCCAGAAGCCGCTGCGGCCCCACGAGGAGTTCTTTGCCAACTACGCCAAGACGAAAGCCGAGGCGGAGCGTCTCGTCTGCGGCGAGAACACCATCCCGCAGGATCCCTTGCAGGCAGGCGGCTTTCGCACCGGGGCCATTAGACCGGGAAATGCCATCTACGGGCACAAGGACGACTACCTTGTCGGCGCAACGGTGCGCATGGCCAGCTTCCCGACCTTCACCGCGCCCTTCATGCAGAACTGGGTGCATGGAGGCAACGTGGCCCTGGCGCATCTGCAATACGAGGCAGCTCTTCTCGGACCACACGCTCACAGAGTGGCTGCTCGGCCGTTCTTGGTCACGGACGGCGGCCCGCCCCCGGTGTTTCAGGACTTTTATACGCTCGTACACTCTATCAGCGTGACGCCCTTCCATGTGCAgtacccgccgccgctactCCTGCTGTTGGTGGCTCATTGCATAGAAGCGTATTGCCTGTTGATCTGGCGGGTGCCAATGCTGCAAAAGGTCTTGCCGGAACCTCAAATGCCCTTGTCCATGTTGCAACCGGCCAGCATAGCTGGGTCTATCAACGCCATAATCAACGATTCCGACGCGCGTAGACGGGTAGAAGACGGCGGGCTGGGATACCAGGCCAAGTGCACAACCATGGAAGGGTTGTGCATGCAGCTAGGTGCGTGGAACCGATGGGTGAGGAGCGGTGGCGGGGAGTTGagcggcgagaagggcgtgGTGAAAGGCGTGCTCGAGGTCGGGGCAGAACCTGTTGCGAGAAGAGCTTAG